The window TTGAAGTGATGCGCTGAGGAACTCTCCAAACTGTTCCTTGGTACGTGTTCCGCCAAGTTCGGGGAAAATGTCAGAGCGAGCCATATTGGTGAATGTCGCGTCATCATGGAAGAGCTCCAGCAGAGGCTTCACGTCTCCGCCCTTGGGGATGTTCCATCTTTTGCACACCTCGTAGGCGAGCGTCCTATTGTGCTCGACACCGGTTCTCTTCGAGTTGGTTCCCCAGACCATGATGGTGAAGCTAgggtgaagaagctggaacTGTTATTGAATGCAAAAATTGAACGATGGAAAAATACCAGCAGGTGGCGGTTTACTAGCTCAATGGGATGGTTCTTTCCAACTCGTGTATTTATATCCCTTTATTCTGGTATTTATCCTTGCTAATGCTGACCCGTCCGGATCGGAGACAAGCTGCCAAGGGATGTCATGCACACGCAAGCCTCTCCACCGGAGTTTGAGCGTGGCTGTATATCGCGATACCCAGACTGGCTGTCAAGTACCAGAGTTTGCCAAGATGTCCGTTGTCAATCAACCCCAACGTTACCCCAGCGTTACCCCAACGCTTCAGACGGACGGACGAAACCCGAATCATAGCTGTGATTGCATGTGAATAGGATCCATCTGCCAATACTAAGGAACACGACTCATCTTGGATGCCTAATGGCATGAATGATATGCGTACTCATTTTGAATGCCTATTGGTATGAATGATATACGTATATAAGATGATGAACTGCCATCTTGCCAAGCTACTCGGTCTGAACCGATACATCATCTATACATACGAATATCATATTCTCTCGCAATGGCCTCGAACCCTCCAGGAAGATGCTGCGTTACCGGCGCAAGACATGAAGGCTTACCCCGCGGTGAGATTAAGAAATTCAATGACAGTGCGAcaatgtcttttttcttcgaGTCAAGTTTGTACCACTGACCTATCTTAGTCGAGGTCTACATAACGTATCCTAAGGACAAGAGTACCGAGAACGCCATATTGTTCCTGACAGACGTCATGGGCCACCGGTTTATCAACGCCCAGCTGATTGCTGATGAATTTGCGGAAAATGGATACTTTGTCTATATGCCAGACCTTTTTCATGGTGACCCCGTTTCGTTAAACCCACCGGAGGACTTTGATATCATGGGCTGGCTTAACGGTCCGCCAGGCCACCTTCCTGACCGCGTCGACCCCGTTGTGCAGGCATCCATCAATGAAATGCGCAAGACACTGGGCTGCAAGAAGATTGGGGGAGTCGGCTATTGTTTCGGCGCCAAGTATGTGGCCCGCAATCTTGGCTATTTGAGTGGCTCTGGGGACGGTCTCGACGCTGGCTATGTCGCTCATCCCTCGTTTGTCGAACGCGATGAGCTCCAGGCAATCAAGAAACCTCTGGCAATCTCCGCCGCAGAAAGAGATAGTATTTTCCCTACCTCAAAGCGCCATGAGAGTGAGGAGATTTTGATCGGAACAAAGATTCCTTATCAGATCAATCTGTTCAGCGGCGTTGAGCATGGATTTGCAGTCCGTCTCAGCGAGGAAACACCGGTAGGAAACTTTGCTAAGGAGCAGGCTTTTGTTCAAGCTATCACTTGGTTCAATATGCATCTTAGAGAGACTGAATAGTCATAAATACAAATTGATACTTTAGCTTGAGAAATAATGACAGCTTATCGAGTATCTATTCCGATGTATCTGGCACTTATTTGCATTGGATCTGTGATTTTGGTTTAGTCAAACGCTTATTCTGGCTCTTGTATGTAAATTTTGCTTCGAAATAGTTTATTACACACTAGTTTTCTATAATATTGATTAAAGCCGACCCTTTGATTGTTTTTATGACTTTTAAGTTGGAATTTATAGtactattaaaataagtTTTATAGATACCCAAGTTATCCTCCACAAAGTCTGGACCCCATGTAAAAGGCCCAGCCTCAAAGGTTACTCGGCTTGAATCTGTAATATTCAAAGTGTTGCAGATCTCGGTTCGGAGATCAGTGAATGTTGCATCATTCTGTATTGATATAGGCTGGACAAAGTAAAGCACCTCCCACCCCTCTCGATTTACCTGCAGCCGATCCTCATCGGATGGCAGACGCCGTCTCCACTGTACCTTGTTTCCAGCCTCCGTGATATTGATTGGGAAGCATCTAATGTCGAATTTATCGCGCTCTGCAACAAATGCGGTACggggaaaacaaaagccGAACTCTGCTCTGACCAAAGGCAAAATGTGCAACTTAATCTTGGCTCCATCGAAAAGACATGCTTCCCCGGGATTGTCACATTTGTTGATGGTCTGGAACCATACTGAATTATTATCATGTACTAGTATTGGCAAAGTCTGCTGCAGTTGCTGATATAGGAGGTCTCTGTTTTCACACCAGTGTGTTGCTTCAATGGCAAAGCgatcatcttggccatgaaTCTCACAATTGGCAAGTGTATGTGGATGTACTGAAAGCCTCTGTTTGATAGACAAGCCTACAACCGTTCCCTAGTATCAGCACTAAATTGTGTTCCACTGGTGCTTTGTTCGTACTTGCCATTCATCAACAGGACTTCGATTCCAATTTCCACTGCGACTTCATTACGAGCTGCCATTTTCCGGAGAAAGGGAAGTGAGAAGGGTACTGGTAACATCAATGTCGTCAGAAACACCGGCCAAGAGGTACGAGGACATCGGATGGAGCGGACGGACTTGTGCTTGATGTAACCCCGGGAGTAGATATGAtcaacttctccatcttgggGTTGAGTGGGGGTGATCCGGCGAATGAGACTCCCAGTACGTAAATGTTACATGTTGCACCGACTTCGGCTTTCTTCAATACCCCAAAATTTGGTTTATTAACCGGCAGACCCCAGACTGTGCCTTCAGCTTGGGGATGTTGTCTTTACCTCAAAGTCAAAGCGGGTCTTGTGTGACACTCGCCTTTTGTTAGCCTGACCCCAATTTCCGGCAAGATCCCCAAGATCCCATCGTATCTCAATAGTCAGATTCGCAACTGCATCCAAACCTACCCCATTCTATCACCTCTCACGATGGGTTCCAATAGTGCCAGGCGTCATCGCTGCTTGGTTTGCCAGCAACACTTCAAGCGTACTGAACACTTGACACGCCATCTACGACGCCGTGAGTCGTTTGAGTTGACGCAGCTACTCTGTGCTAATTTGGACTTGTCTAGATACGCAAGAAAAGCCTTATCAATGCCAGGAATGCTTGCAATGCTTTGCCAGGAAGGAACTTTACCAACGTCACCAGCAAAGGTTCCATGGCGCCAGCCAAGGACATATTCCGCCGCCCCGTGTGATTCCCACACTGAGTTGTCCACCGTTCCAGAATGCACCTCCAGCCTCAGTAAGCGACAATTTGTCCCATGTGCTAGGTCCGGCGGCCCCTGCCAGCAATAGCACCGCTGGGAAAGCTGTCGGCGTTGACGTGCCACGAGATGCGCACCCTTCTGTGCTATTGCAAACCCGCGGCCACCATCAAGCAGAGTCTACGCGAGCTTGGTCTGAGACCCCTAACGAGGATTCTGACACAAACATAGCTGACTTAAGACGCAACTCATTGGATCCGACTTCCTCACAATTTAGTAATTCGCCACAGGATGGCCACGAGTTCTCCAACTCCTACTCTACAGTTCCAAGCACAGTAATCACTACAGAGAACCCTGACCCCGTTCCCTCGACAATATCTCATCCTCCTAATGTGGAACCCTGCCCAATACTACAATCCGCAAGTGCTATTGATCGACGTTTGACACAGCATAGCCCACATTTTCCACCGGCCATCGCGTGTCTACTCacatctccctcttctcaaGACGTGACTAGTATACAACAC of the Trichoderma breve strain T069 chromosome 4, whole genome shotgun sequence genome contains:
- a CDS encoding snoaL-like domain-containing protein — protein: MVWGTNSKRTGVEHNRTLAYEVCKRWNIPKGGDVKPLLELFHDDATFTNMARSDIFPELGGTRTKEQFGEFLSASLQNRAINLQLRGITAQEDRLALECTSDMHVNGHHYNNTYHYLFEIREGKIAHARFYLDTFLTKKLFEWVAETSEE
- a CDS encoding dienelactone hydrolase family domain-containing protein → MASNPPGRCCVTGARHEGLPRGEIKKFNDIEVYITYPKDKSTENAILFLTDVMGHRFINAQLIADEFAENGYFVYMPDLFHGDPVSLNPPEDFDIMGWLNGPPGHLPDRVDPVVQASINEMRKTLGCKKIGGVGYCFGAKYVARNLGYLSGSGDGLDAGYVAHPSFVERDELQAIKKPLAISAAERDSIFPTSKRHESEEILIGTKIPYQINLFSGVEHGFAVRLSEETPVGNFAKEQAFVQAITWFNMHLRETE